From a single Miscanthus floridulus cultivar M001 chromosome 8, ASM1932011v1, whole genome shotgun sequence genomic region:
- the LOC136469605 gene encoding NAC domain-containing protein 83-like, with the protein MAAQLGLPPGFRFVPTDEEVVRLHLLPCILDQAQPRNDIIVDDPLSAPPWALLEKHGRKQEAFFFAVGQALNAKGNRQKRTCEGHGTWQGQGKRKREEEGKESKKRMRVSVCGSTKEIEWEKYGLNFQERGVKGSTGWVMHEYSITSPPEFARSPMRVYCIRHSGHGKNAKKHDRDADDWGSDDEDDDEVDDATLATTSCAAEKEYCRLSIYKES; encoded by the coding sequence ATGGCCGCGCAGCTTGGTCTTCCTCCTGGCTTCCGTTTTGTGCCCACCGACGAGGAGGTGGTCAGgcttcatctcctcccttgcATCCTGGACCAGGCCCAACCGCGGAACGACATCATCGTAGACGATCCGCTGAGCGCGCCGCCATGGGCTCTCCTCGAGAAGCACGGGAGGAAGCAGGAGGCTTTCTTCTTCGCGGTGGGGCAGGCCTTGAACGCCAAGGGCAATCGCCAGAAGCGGACCTGTGAGGGACACGGGACCTGGCAAGGACAGGGCAAGAGGAAGCGCGAGGAAGAAGGCAAGGAAAGCAAGAAGCGCATGCGCGTGAGCGTGTGCGGCAGCACCAAGGAGATCGAGTGGGAGAAGTACGGTCTCAACTTCCAAGAGCGCGGCGTCAAGGGCAGCACGGGCTGGGTCATGCACGAGTACTCCATCACTTCCCCACCCGAGTTCGCTCGGTCGCCGATGAGGGTGTACTGCATCCGCCACAGCGGCCACGGCAAGAACGCCAAGAAGCACGACAGGGATGCGGACGATTGGGGCAGCGACGACGAGGACGATGATGAAGTGGACGATGCAACCCTTGCCACTACCTCGTGCGCCGCGGAGAAAGAGTACTGTCGGCTATCGATATATAAGGAAAGTTAA